The window CGCGATTCAACGGACAACTGCGCGCGACCGTGCGCGTCCCCTGTTCGGACTCCGCGCTGGCCAACGCGCCCGAGCTTGCGCACTCGATCTACGAACCCGGGGAGGAGCTGTTCGGTTTGAGTGAACGCAATGAGTTGCTGAAGGCGCTCGACTTCTCGCTACAGCCAGTGTGGGCACCGATGCCGATCCGGACGGAGTGGGGGATGAACCTGATGCGATACAATCGCGTCGAGGGATTCTCCGCCGCGGCGAAGGCGTCGCAGAACCTCGGCAAGGGGATCTCCTGGGATGCGACAGGGCGCCTGGGGACGGCGGACCACAGTGTGTACGGCGAGCTCGGCGTTGCCCGGTCCAACGGACGCCATACCTATCGCGCCGGCGCCTACCGTCGACTCGTGGCCTCCAACGGTGACTGGGGCAGCCCACTCTCGTTCGGCGCCGCCTTCGGCGCTTTGGCGTATGGCCGCGACGAAGGGTACTACCATCGCGCGAGCGGCGTGGAAGTTGAGCGGTCCCTCGTTCGGGGCGGCGGACTCCAGGTGCGAGGATTCCTGGAGCGACAGCACAACGCTTCCTGGAACACCCGATTCAACCTGTCGCGGGCCATGGGGTCGAGCGCGGAGTTCCAGCCGAACATCACCGCAGAACGGACGACGATTGCCGGGATCTCGCTGCGCCAGCAGCTGAATCATGGCCTCGATCCGGCACACGTGCGACTGTTTGGTGATGTGCGGGCCGAGGGCGGGGCGGTCCTCGATCGCGCGCGCGGGGACAGTGCGCCTGGTGCCTACTTGCGTGTTGCCGGTGACCTCACCATGTCGCGGCAGCTCGTCGGGAAGCTGGCCGGTGCGTTGACGCTCGGTGCGGGCTATAGCGATGGGGCACCCCTCCAGCGGCAGTTCTTCCTTGGCGGGGCGCAGACCGTGCGTGGGCAGTTGCTGGGCTCGGCCGCCGGGGAAGCCTATTGGCTCGGTCGTGCGGAACTGGGGCGCGACGTAAAGGCCATTCGCCAGGTCGTATTCGGCGACGTGGGTTGGGCCGGGCCCTGGTCGACGCGGAGCACCCCGGGCCGACCGCTCAGTGGTGTCGGCGTCGGGACATCGTTCCTTGATGGCTTGATCCGCTTTGACCTCTCACGCGGTCTCTACCCCCGCAAGAAGATGCGGTTTGATATGTACGTCGAGGCCAGGTTCTAGCCGTTCCCACGCGAGAGACAACAGCCTCAGTGACGATCGCGGGCGCGCCAAGGCGCAGCCCAATCGACGTGGCAGCATTCGTGGCTCGAAGCACGGCATGGGGCTTCCGAAAGGCCGAGGTGTTGGTACATTAGCCGTCCCCAACACTCCCTCGGAGACCCCCATGCTTTCGGATTTCAAAGCCTTCTTGCTGAAGGCCAACGTTGTCGGCCTGTCGTTGGCCGTCATCGTCGGTGGCGCCGCCGGTTCGCTCGTAACGGCGATGACCAATGACTTCATCATGCCGGTTGTCGGCGCGGTGACACCGGACGGCGACTGGCGCAAATGGACCCTCGATGTCGGCTCGATGAAGTTCGGCATTGGTGACTTTGCCGGCGTGTTCCTGAACTTCGCGATCGTCTCCTTTGTGGCCTGGCAGATCGGCAAGATCTTCATCAAGCCGGAGCCGCCCGCACCGCCCGCGCCGCCGTCGAAATCGTGCGGCTTCTGCCTGAACAGCATCCCCGCAGCCGCGACGCGTTGCGGCTTCTGCACGAGCCAGCTGTAGGCGACAACGGGCCACGGTGGTGGGGTGAGGGCGAACGGTGGGGAGCGCGCACAGCGGCTCCCCACTTTGCTTTCTCCCCCGTGTAAATCACACGCGAGGCGCGTCTGCCGCTTGCCGGCCGGACTACGGCACTCGAATCGCCCCCTCGCAGACCAGCACGCTGGGACCGCCGACGCGCACGGCCGTGATGGAGCCGCCCGCCTTGTCGGTCTCGACATCAATCACCGACGGTCGGCCGAGTTCGTACCCCTGTTCCACGACCCATCGCAGGGTCCCGTCTCGCCGGGCGTCCCGGGCGCCAAGGTAGCCGCCTAACGCCGCGCAGGCCGATCCCGTCGCCGGGTCCTCGAGGACGGCGACGCCTGGGCCAAACATGCGGGCCCTCACGTCATGGTCGGCTTCCTCCGCATCCATGGCAAACACCATCACCATGTGGTTCGGCAGGTGGGCCAACGTGCGCTCCCACAGGTCGGTGCGGAACTTCACGCGGCTTACGGCCGCGCGGTCGCGCAACGGGATGAACGAGAAGGGGAGTCCACACGAGACGGCCTGCGGATGAAAGACCCCATCGCGCAGGTCGTCGACGTCCAGCGAGAGCATCGGCGCCAGCACCTCGCGCGCCGGCAAGGGAGGGAACACCTCGGGGAGCTTGGCCACCGAGAGCTGGCAAAAGGTGGGGACGCCGCCCGTGCTCCGGATCAGCACCGGCACTGGCCCGACCCCCTCCTCGAAGATGATCCGGGTTTCGTCGCCAGTGAGCGGGATCTCGCCGATGGCCGCCAGGACGTGGGCCGTGCCGACCGTCGGATGCCCAGCGAAAGGCATCTCCTCCCCCGGGGTGAAGATGCGCACGCGCCGCGTGTGCGCGGGGTTGTCCGGGGGCAGGACAAAGGTCGATTCCGCGTAGTTGAATTCGCGCGTGATCGCCTGCATTTGCTCGGTGGTCAACCCGCGCGCATCCGGGAGGACCGCAAGCTGGTTGCCGCCGAAGGTGCGTGCGGTGAAGACGTCGGCGGTCAGGTAACGGAAGGATGGCATGGGTCAGTGGTCACTGGTTGCCAGAGAATGCACAGCACGGGCAGCACGAGACAAGAGAAGCACGAGAGCCGCAGCCCCCGTGCCCCCCGTGCCCCTCGTGCTGCCCGGACTGCTCGTGCCGCTCGCGCTTCACGCTGTTGCGGCTTCCTACTCTGCTCCCATGAACGGATACCGATAGTCCACCGGTGGCACGAATGTCTCCTTGATCGTCCGCGGGGAGAGCCAGCGCAGCAGGTTCAGCCGCGAGCCCGCCTTGTCGTTCGTCCCGGACGCGCGCGCACCTCCAAACGGCTGCTGCCCCACCACCGCACCCGTCGGTTTGTCATTGATGTAGAAGTTGCCCGCCGCGTTCCGCAAGCCGACCAGGGCCTCGCGCACCGCACTCCGGTCGTTGGAGAACACCGCGCCCGTCAGGGCATACGGCGACGTGGAATCCACCACGCCCAGCATCTCGTGCCACTTCGCGTCGTCGTACGGATGCACCGTGAGCACCGGGCCAAAGATCTCCTCGCACATCAGGCGGTAGCCCGGGTTCGACGTCTCCACGAGCGTCGGCTCGATGAAGTACCCCTTCTCGCCGCGCGCACCACCACCGGCCAGGATCGTCGCGTTCTGCTTGGCGTCGGTCAGGTACTCCGAGATCTTGTCGAACGCCTTCTTGTCGATCACGGCGCTCATGAAGTTCCGGAAGTCGCGCACATCGCCCTGCTTGATGTCGGCGATCATTCCCAGCGTGGCCTCGCGTACCTGGTTCCAGATCGAGCGCGGAACGTAGGCTCGGCTCGCGGCGGAGCACTTCTGCCCCTGGTACTCAAAGCCGCCGCGGGCAATCGCCACCGCGACCGCCATCGGGTCAGCCGACGGGTGCGCCAGGATAAAATCCTTGCCGCCCGTCTCCCCAACGATCCGCGGATACCCACGGTAGCTGGACATGTTGCTCCCGATGGTCTTCCACATCGAGTTGAACACCCCGGTGCTGCCGGTGAAGTGTACCCCGGCGAGGTCCCGGTGGGTCAGCACGTAATCGCTGATCATCACCGCGTCGCCCGGGACGAAGTTGATGACCCCTGGCGGAAGTCCGGCTTCCTCGAGGATCTTCATGATGTAGTACCCGGCCAACACGGCCGTGCCGGCCGGCTTCCAGACGATCCCACAACCCATCATCGCCGGCGAACCCGCGAGGTTGCCGCCGATCGCCGTGAAGTTGAACGGTGAGATGGCGTAGACGAATCCCTCGAGGCCGCGATAGTCGAGCATGTTCCAGACCCCGGGGCCCGAGACCGGCTGGTCCGAGTAGATCTCTTGCGCATACCCGGCGTTGAAGCGCCAGAAGTCGATCAGCTCGCACGCCGCGTCGATCTCGGCCTGAAAGACCGTCTTGGACTGCCCCAGCATCGTCGCGGCGTTCAGCGTGTCGCGGTGCTTGGTGGCCAGGAGCTCGGCGGCCTTGAGGAACACGGCCACCCGGTCCTCCCATGGCCACTGGGACCACTCCCGCTGGGCGGCGACCGCCGTGTCGACCGCGAGCCGAACCTGCTCGGGGGTGGCCATGTGGTAATCCGCGAGGACATGCCCGTGGTCATGTGGCATGACCGCCGTTCCCCGCTGCGTGCCCTTGAACTCTTTGCCCCCGATGATGACCGGGATCTCGATACGTTCCTTCGCCATTGAGTCGAGGCGTGCCTTGAGGAACGCGCGTTCCGGTGAACCGGGAGCATAGGACCGGATCGGCTCGTTCACCGGAGCGGGAACGCGGCGCACGCCGTTGAAGCCGGAGGCACCTGGACGAGGGGACGGGGTAGCGGAGGGGCTGCTCATGGAGCGTCGGGGACGAGGGTCACGGACGAGTGGGGCGCGGAGGGTGCACCGTTGCGTCGCAGACCGAAGATAGTCCCGGGGCTCGGGGGCGCGGAACGGTTGGGCAACGGGTAGTGCGTAGGTGTTTCCGGGGGAGAGGTGTCAGGTAACTTGGAGCGGGCGCGAAAGTCGGCACCACCAACCAGCGAGGCGGCAAGATGCGATTGAACGGTCAGAGGGGAGTGTGGGCTTTGGTGCTCGCGGTGGTGGGATGTGGCGGAGGCGACTCGCCGCCCGCGCCGCCCAAGGTGGGGACGGTCACCGTGACCGCTGCCGCGGCTCAGGTCGAAGTGGGGGCCACCGTGCAGTTCACTGCGGCCGCCAGGGACACCAAGGGTGCGGCGATGGGCGCGTCCTTCACCTGGAACTCGGCCACACCGACCGTTGCCTCGGTCGACGGGGCTGGAGTCGTGACCGGGGTCGCCCCGGGCACGGCCACGATCACCGCAACGGCGGACGGCGTGTCGGGGACCGCGAGCATCAGCGTGATCCCGGTTCCGGTCGTTGCAGTGCTGATCGCCCAGCGCACCCCCTCTGTACGCCAGGGCGAGACCGTCCAGCTGAGCGCGATCGCTCAGGACGGGGTTGGCCGACCGCTCGCCGGGCGCACCATCACCTGGTCCTCGCTGAATCCTGAGGTAGCGACCGTTTCGGCGGCGGGTGGCCTCGTGAGTGCGGTGGCCTCCGGCAGCGCCTTCATTCGCGCCACGTCAGAGGGAAAGAGTGATTCGGTATCGCTGCGCGTGAAGAGCCTCAACGCGCCGACCATTTCCACGACGACCCCATCCCAATGGGTCCCGGGGACGGCCGCGACCATTACCGGCACGAACTTCTCGACGAATGCTTCGGAGAACGAAGTGCTGGTGAATGGCATTCCCGTGGCGATTACGGCGAGCACGACCACGACGGTGAGTTTCACCGTTCCAGAGGCGACGGCACTACCGTGCAGTCCGAGCGGAGCGGTTCCGGTTGGGGTGGTGGTGAACGGTGACACCGCGCTGGGTACGGCCAACCTTCGCGTTGCCACCCAGCGCTCGTTGGCCCTGGGGCAACACCTGCTGCTCACCTCCGCGGCGGATGTGATGTGCAACGAGTTCGCGGCGACCGGCGGCAAGTATCTCGTCACGGCCTTCAGCACAGCGACCTCCTCGGCCGCCCGCACGTCGTTCCAGTTGCTGGGCGCCTCAACGAGCGGCAGCGCCATCGAGGCCTCGATGCCCTCCTTGACCACCGCGCAAGCAGGCCCGACGCGTGCCGCCCTCCAGGCCCTGGACGGCGAGCGCTTTGCGCGCGGCCACCTGGCCGTACTGCAGGACCACGAGCGCTTCAGTGCGCGGCAGGGACGGGTCCGGGAGGTGTTGCAGGCGCGCCAGGCCCGGGCGCGCGCCGCGGGTGAGCTGAGCACGTTGGCGCGTCCCTCGCTCGCTCCGAATGGGGCGACGATGCGCACCCCGCCGGTGGCACCGCCGACGGTTGGCGACAAGCAGTGGATTCGGATGCGCCGGGATTTCGCGAACGCCAGCACCTTCGACAGTGTCCGCGTGCGGGTGGTGTACGTCGGACCCAAGTTGATCATCGTCGAGGACACGACGAATGAGCTGGCCGGCACGATGGACAATGACTTCCAGTCGGTGGGCACCGAGTTCGACCGCGACATGTGGGGATTCCTCGCCAGCTTCGGGGACCCGCTCGCCGTGGATTCGCTCACGGACAACAATGAGCGCGTGGTGGCCGTCTTCTCCAAGCGCGTCAACGAGTACACGCTCACCAATGGCGGGTCGTTGCTGGGGTTCGTGACCCTGTGTGATTTCTTCCCGCGCACGGATCCGGATCCCCAGAACGCGTGTCCGACGAGCAATGTCGGGGAGTATTTCTACGCCATCGTGCCCAATCCCAATGGGGTGCGCGGGAAACACAGCCTCGACCTGTGGAAGCGATACGCGCGCGGGACGATGATGCACGAGCTGAAGCACGTCGTGATGTTCGCGCAGCGCATCTTCCTCGATGCGAACTTTACCGAAGAGACGTGGCTGGAAGAGGCCACGGCGCAGATGGCGACGGAGCTGTGGGCCCGGAAGATCTACGGGAACTTCACGCCGCGGTCGGACATCGGGTGGTCCCAGGGCCCGCGGTGCGACTACGCGACAGCATCCCCGAGTTGTGGGGATCCGGTGGAGGCCATCCTGCATCCCTTCCAGTTCCTGTACACGCACTACAACGCGAATGAGTCCAAGACCTTCCTGAACAGCTCGGACCTGGTGATCTACGGCAGCTCCTGGTCGTTTGCCCGCTGGGTCACCGACCAGTTTGACGGGGGGAACGAGGGCAACTTCCTGCGGTCGCTCGTCCAGCAGCAGAATGATCGTGGCGTGACGAACATCCTCAACCGCACGGGGCGGCCATGGGCCGAGCTGATCGGCCAGTTCTCCATGGCGTCGACGGCGGACAACTACCCCGGGGGCACGATCACCGACCCCAAGCTCCGACTTCCTTCGTGGAACACGCGGGACGTCTTCGCCGGGATGAATGCCAACCTGATCTTCCGGAATGCGGACGGGTCGACCACGCCCGCTTTCCCGCGGGCCTGGCCCCTCAACGTGCGGGCCGCGTCGTTCGGGACCTTCAGTGATGTCCTGCGGACGGTGACGAACCTCCCCGGCAGTGGGTGGGTCGCCTGGGAGCTGAGCGGCACGCAGACGGCGCCGCAGGTCCTCGCGTTGCGATCGCTCAACGGCGGTCTCGCCCCCACCGGGGTGGGGATGGTGGTGCTGCGGGTGCAGTAGGCCGGCGATCGCGAGGGGCTGCGACCGGGAGGGACAGGCGTCACGTCGGACAGAGGGAACGGAAAAGCGTATCCTTCCGCCGTGAGCCTTTCCCTCCCGTGGTCTTTCCTCTGCCCCTACCTGGACATCATCCGTGCTGATCGGCGTTCACCCTAACGATTCAGGCGGCATCGACATGGCGGTGCGTCGCGCCGCCGCCGCCGGCGCAAACGCGCTGCAGATATTTAGTGCCAAGCCCCAGTTCTACAACGAGAAGATCTCCGTTCGGCCGGAACGTGTCCTTCGGTTTCGCCAGGCCATGGCCGAATGTGGCCTCGATCTCGCCGGCTGCCTCGTGCATGCGGCGTACGTCCTGAATACCGCGTCTCCGGAACCGGACAAGGCGGAACGCGCGGCGCTGGGGCTGGCGAAGGAGCTCGAGCGTACCGAGGCATTGGGCGCGTTTGGCTGCTGCTTTCACCCCGGCTCGGCCGGGGATGGGGATCCGGCGGCGGCAATCGATCGCGTGGGCGACGCCGTGGCTCGCGCGGTTGCCGCGGTGCCGGGGCAGGCGCGCGTCTTGATCGAGAACACGGCGGGCGCGGGTCGCACCATGGGGCGTACCCCGGAGGAAATCGCCGGGATGCTGCGGCGCGTGCCGGCAGCGCTACGCCCCAGAGCCGGATACGGGCTCGACACGTGTCACCTCTTCGCCAGTGGGTTGGACTTCACGTCGTCGCCTGCAGCCGCGCGTGCGCTGATCGACCGTTTTTGTGACGTGATTGGCGAAGCGCCCGCGTTCCTGCACTGCAACGACTAGGAAGGCGCCTTCGGGAGCAACCGTGATCGCCACGCGCTGGTTGGCGCCGGGAAGGTGGGGGTAGAGCCGTTCCGGTGGCTGCTCGCCGATGAAAGACTGCGCAGCATCCCCTGCATCCTGGAGACGCCACATGCGCGAGAGACAGTGGCGGATGACGACGCAACGGCCGACCCGAACGACACCGCGATGGTCGAGCGACTGCGCGAACTCGCGGGCTGAGACGGGAAACCCGCACTGGTTTGCACACACGTCGGGGTGAGCGATCGTGGTCGCGGGCAGCGATCTCGTGGCGCTCCCGAGGCGCGGAGAGGTGTTTTTGCTGGGGAAAATGGCGTTTTCCCTAGGGAAACGGCGGATTTCCTATTGCGCGCAAGAGGGTCCCTTATAGCTTTGCCTCGTTGCACGAGCTGTTTTTTCCGGGGAAACACGCCTCTATCAACTCAGGAGTAGACCATGGCAGCAAAGAAGAAGACCGCGAAGAAGGCCACCAAGAAGGCCGCGCCGAAGAAGGCCGCGCCGAAGAAGGCCGCACCGAAGAAGGCCGCGCCGAAGAAGGCGAAGCGCAAGCCGAATCCGGCATTCATGAAGCCGATGACCCCGAGCGCTGCGCTCGCCGCCGTCATCGGACCGAAGCCGCAGCCGCGCTCGGCCGTCGCCAAGGGGCTGTGGGATTACATCAAGAAGCACAAGCTCCAGGACCAGAAGAACCGCCGCAACATCAACGCCGATGCGGCGCTCCAGGCGGTCTTCGGTGGCAAGAAGACGGTCTCGATGTTCGAGATGACCAAGCTCGTCAGCAAGCACCTGTCCTGAGTCGTTCAGGACGACGTTGGTCGAGGCGCGCCCCACCGGGCGCGCCTCGCTGCGTTTCGCAACCCGGCAACGCGCGGCCCCGTACTTAGATTCACCCGCGCCAACCGCTCCCTCACCTTCGTTCCCTTCGACGCGTGGCCAAGAAGCCAGCTGCTCGCAAAGCCAACGTCGTCGCGGCCGCTCGCGGCGGCGCGACGCGCAAGCCAACCCTCGCCGAGAACATCAAGGGGATCGCCGGCACGGTCGCGATCTTCCTGTTCCTCCGCATCTTTCTCGTCGAGGCGTACCGCATCCCCTCGGGCAGCATGATCCCCTCCATGCTCATCGGGGACTGGCTCTTCGTGAACAAGCTCGCGTACGGACCGCACATTCCGTTTACGTCGGTCAACCTGCCGGGGTACGCGGAGCCCAAGCGCTACGACATCTCCGTGTTTGTTTCGCCGCCCCAGGTGGACCAGCCGTGGGACCCCACACCGACCCTGGTGAAGCGGGTGGTGGGGCTTCCCGGGGACACCTTGCAGATGCGCCGCGCGAAGCTGTTCGTGAACGGGATCGAGCAGCGGCAAGGCTACGGCGATGAGTCGGTCCCCGTCGGCGACCCCAATGCGGCAGAGAGTTGCCCTTCGTTCCGGCTCGTGGGCGCGAAGCCCTCCGATGCGCAAAATTACGAGATGACGGGGAGTTTTCCGTGCTTTGGCTGGCAGCTCGAGCACGCCCCGCAGGGGTCGCGGTTCGGCGCGGTGAGCCCCACGCCCACGCATGACAATTGGGGGCCGCTCGTCGTGCCGGCGGGCCACTACTTCATGATGGGCGACAACCGCTACAACTCGAAGGACTCGCGGTACTGGGGCCTCGTGCCGCGGGAGAACTTCCGCGGACGGCCGCTCTTCGTGTACTACTCGTGGGACGCGGAATGCGGCGATCGCGGCGATTGCCTGAGCCCACTCCCGGCCATCACTGACATCCGGTGGGGCCGCATCGGCCACTGGCTGAAGTAGGGACGGCGGACGGCAGACGGCAGAGGGCAGACGGTCGACAGCAGACGGCAGACGGCAAGAGGGTCTCCGCTCAGGGAAGAGCCTCCTCATTCGCGTGCCGAGCGGCTGACGAGAGGGCCCGGGGGAGCGCGGGCATGGCGCGACTCGTGACAGCGGGTGCGCGGTGAGGCAGAATAGGTCCGGCGCCGCCGTGTGGCTGCGCACCTGTCTCCTGCCAGAATTCCCGTGACGCCGGCATTCCTCCGCACCATGGCCGCAGCATCGACCGTTGTGGCCGCCGCGTTTCTCCTGCCACAGCCCGACGTCTCCACCCCGGCTCCAGCGCCAGCGCAGGTGATGCGCGCGCCGGCGGAGACGACGCACGTGCTTCGCGGCCTGCAAGCGCCAGTGGAGGTGCGGCGTGATCGCTGGGGCGTCCCGCATATCTACGCGAAGAACCAGCACGACCTCTTCTTTGCCCAGGGATATGTCGCCGCGCAGGATCGGCTGTTCCAGATGGAGATGTGGCGGCGGCAGGGGGAGGGGAGACTGGCTGAGGTGCTCGGCCCCTCGGCCGTGGATCGGGATCGCGCCGCGCGCCTGTTCACGTATCGCGGCGATATGGCGCGGGAGTGGGCCGCGTATGCCCCGGATACTCGGGCCATCGTGCGCGCGTTTGTCGCGGGGGTCAACGCACGGATTGCCGCCGTTGGGGATGACCTGCCGCCGGAGTTCGGCCTCCTGGGCTTCCGCCCGGAGCCGTGGACCGAGACCGTGCCCCTGTCCCG is drawn from Gemmatimonadota bacterium and contains these coding sequences:
- a CDS encoding MscL family protein, whose product is MLSDFKAFLLKANVVGLSLAVIVGGAAGSLVTAMTNDFIMPVVGAVTPDGDWRKWTLDVGSMKFGIGDFAGVFLNFAIVSFVAWQIGKIFIKPEPPAPPAPPSKSCGFCLNSIPAAATRCGFCTSQL
- a CDS encoding PhzF family phenazine biosynthesis protein; translated protein: MPSFRYLTADVFTARTFGGNQLAVLPDARGLTTEQMQAITREFNYAESTFVLPPDNPAHTRRVRIFTPGEEMPFAGHPTVGTAHVLAAIGEIPLTGDETRIIFEEGVGPVPVLIRSTGGVPTFCQLSVAKLPEVFPPLPAREVLAPMLSLDVDDLRDGVFHPQAVSCGLPFSFIPLRDRAAVSRVKFRTDLWERTLAHLPNHMVMVFAMDAEEADHDVRARMFGPGVAVLEDPATGSACAALGGYLGARDARRDGTLRWVVEQGYELGRPSVIDVETDKAGGSITAVRVGGPSVLVCEGAIRVP
- the pruA gene encoding L-glutamate gamma-semialdehyde dehydrogenase, whose translation is MSSPSATPSPRPGASGFNGVRRVPAPVNEPIRSYAPGSPERAFLKARLDSMAKERIEIPVIIGGKEFKGTQRGTAVMPHDHGHVLADYHMATPEQVRLAVDTAVAAQREWSQWPWEDRVAVFLKAAELLATKHRDTLNAATMLGQSKTVFQAEIDAACELIDFWRFNAGYAQEIYSDQPVSGPGVWNMLDYRGLEGFVYAISPFNFTAIGGNLAGSPAMMGCGIVWKPAGTAVLAGYYIMKILEEAGLPPGVINFVPGDAVMISDYVLTHRDLAGVHFTGSTGVFNSMWKTIGSNMSSYRGYPRIVGETGGKDFILAHPSADPMAVAVAIARGGFEYQGQKCSAASRAYVPRSIWNQVREATLGMIADIKQGDVRDFRNFMSAVIDKKAFDKISEYLTDAKQNATILAGGGARGEKGYFIEPTLVETSNPGYRLMCEEIFGPVLTVHPYDDAKWHEMLGVVDSTSPYALTGAVFSNDRSAVREALVGLRNAAGNFYINDKPTGAVVGQQPFGGARASGTNDKAGSRLNLLRWLSPRTIKETFVPPVDYRYPFMGAE
- a CDS encoding Ig-like domain-containing protein, which translates into the protein MRLNGQRGVWALVLAVVGCGGGDSPPAPPKVGTVTVTAAAAQVEVGATVQFTAAARDTKGAAMGASFTWNSATPTVASVDGAGVVTGVAPGTATITATADGVSGTASISVIPVPVVAVLIAQRTPSVRQGETVQLSAIAQDGVGRPLAGRTITWSSLNPEVATVSAAGGLVSAVASGSAFIRATSEGKSDSVSLRVKSLNAPTISTTTPSQWVPGTAATITGTNFSTNASENEVLVNGIPVAITASTTTTVSFTVPEATALPCSPSGAVPVGVVVNGDTALGTANLRVATQRSLALGQHLLLTSAADVMCNEFAATGGKYLVTAFSTATSSAARTSFQLLGASTSGSAIEASMPSLTTAQAGPTRAALQALDGERFARGHLAVLQDHERFSARQGRVREVLQARQARARAAGELSTLARPSLAPNGATMRTPPVAPPTVGDKQWIRMRRDFANASTFDSVRVRVVYVGPKLIIVEDTTNELAGTMDNDFQSVGTEFDRDMWGFLASFGDPLAVDSLTDNNERVVAVFSKRVNEYTLTNGGSLLGFVTLCDFFPRTDPDPQNACPTSNVGEYFYAIVPNPNGVRGKHSLDLWKRYARGTMMHELKHVVMFAQRIFLDANFTEETWLEEATAQMATELWARKIYGNFTPRSDIGWSQGPRCDYATASPSCGDPVEAILHPFQFLYTHYNANESKTFLNSSDLVIYGSSWSFARWVTDQFDGGNEGNFLRSLVQQQNDRGVTNILNRTGRPWAELIGQFSMASTADNYPGGTITDPKLRLPSWNTRDVFAGMNANLIFRNADGSTTPAFPRAWPLNVRAASFGTFSDVLRTVTNLPGSGWVAWELSGTQTAPQVLALRSLNGGLAPTGVGMVVLRVQ
- a CDS encoding TIM barrel protein, whose translation is MLIGVHPNDSGGIDMAVRRAAAAGANALQIFSAKPQFYNEKISVRPERVLRFRQAMAECGLDLAGCLVHAAYVLNTASPEPDKAERAALGLAKELERTEALGAFGCCFHPGSAGDGDPAAAIDRVGDAVARAVAAVPGQARVLIENTAGAGRTMGRTPEEIAGMLRRVPAALRPRAGYGLDTCHLFASGLDFTSSPAAARALIDRFCDVIGEAPAFLHCND
- a CDS encoding SWIB/MDM2 domain-containing protein, whose translation is MAAKKKTAKKATKKAAPKKAAPKKAAPKKAAPKKAKRKPNPAFMKPMTPSAALAAVIGPKPQPRSAVAKGLWDYIKKHKLQDQKNRRNINADAALQAVFGGKKTVSMFEMTKLVSKHLS
- the lepB gene encoding signal peptidase I, translating into MAKKPAARKANVVAAARGGATRKPTLAENIKGIAGTVAIFLFLRIFLVEAYRIPSGSMIPSMLIGDWLFVNKLAYGPHIPFTSVNLPGYAEPKRYDISVFVSPPQVDQPWDPTPTLVKRVVGLPGDTLQMRRAKLFVNGIEQRQGYGDESVPVGDPNAAESCPSFRLVGAKPSDAQNYEMTGSFPCFGWQLEHAPQGSRFGAVSPTPTHDNWGPLVVPAGHYFMMGDNRYNSKDSRYWGLVPRENFRGRPLFVYYSWDAECGDRGDCLSPLPAITDIRWGRIGHWLK